A genome region from Rattus norvegicus strain BN/NHsdMcwi chromosome 17, GRCr8, whole genome shotgun sequence includes the following:
- the LOC102549716 gene encoding serine/threonine-protein kinase MARK2-like isoform X1 gives MQQDPKPSSSEQEVLIGPYRILKTLGTGNFAQVKLAVHLHTKMQVALKTLEKDKKNATLISTELEIMKLVDHPNITKLFHVMETSEHVCMVMEYAPGGDLAGRIIEVSYIQEEEARHIFTQIVCAVNYCHKNGIAHRDIKPENILMDARRNIKLCDFGLAIKVNTEQKSTVFCGTLPYCAPELFSIQSYDPRALDIWSMGVVLYIMVTKHYPFKATTYDKMREEMRDPHYYIPPKLPAHIANLIMQLFTIDPLQRPKIGDVAKHQWLQGSEELSKITLPQETLSSKPSPSIMAIMGAMGYNPKDITDSLYKKKFNSIMATYLILKHQSPYRDSANRKFKLIQPRSATIPTDPPTVHVFLKNIGTEPDNSTSAPTAKDKPYNNAKLVRKDSKNPRITDAMGRQKTRVPPETAAQCGPVQRHQEPLLKSSLLKRNVASSAVSSFPVQYDRDQFLNSSLQKRGVVSKAVSCGPVQYVQRRNMMSKAVSCGPVEYEDEHPPSHSSQKRGVVSKAVSCGPVEYEDEHPLSHSLQKRGVVSKAVSCGSMQHDLEQLPSFQKTNMVSKAVSCGPVQLSNSTLQKGGLVSKAVSCGSMQHDLEQLPSFQKTNMVSKAVSCGPVQLSNSTLQMGGLVSKAVSCGSMQHDLEQLPSFQKTNMVSKAVSCGPVQLSNSTLQNGGLVSKAVSCESMQHDHEHLLSGSMEKRNTVASRGTSPDTAPSMDVLSEYHIFQMDPQGESLTKCSSYIHSIASVWSSEEKPQDMATTDCHHKDRSLSLQETSEPSFAAAQTQCVTTASPQNSSGRWKRAKRRMVKCLRRLCCCLPDQRRSCTSQRRVLPQEVGESGVTQNQALLQ, from the coding sequence ATGCAGCAGGATCCTAAGCCTAGCTCCTCTGAGCAAGAGGTCCTCATCGGTCCTTACAGGATCCTCAAGACCCTTGGCACAGGCAACTTTGCTCAGGTCAAACTGGCTGTGCACCTCCACACAAAGATGCAGGTTGCTCTGAAGACCCTGGAAAAGGACAAAAAGAACGCTACTCTGATTTCCACAGAGctagaaataatgaaattagtAGACCACCCTAATATAACCAAATTGTTCCATGTCATGGAAACCAGTGAGCATGTCTGCATGGTTATGGAATACGCTCCTGGTGGTGATCTGGCTGGTCGCATCATAGAGGTGAGCTACATTCAGGAAGAGGAGGCCCGACACATCTTCACACAGATAGTTTGTGCAGTTAATTACTGCCACAAGAATGGCATTGCACACAGGGACATCAAGCCAGAAAACATTCTGATGGATGCTAGAAGAAACATCAAACTGTGTGACTTTGGCCTGGCCATCAAGGTTAACACTGAGCAGAAGTCAACAGTGTTCTGTGGCACCCTTCCATACTGTGCACCAGAACTTTTCAGCATCCAAAGCTATGATCCCAGGGCCCTTGATATCTGGAGCATGGGGGTGGTACTATACATCATGGTGACGAAGCATTACCCGTTCAAAGCAACGACATATGACAAGATGAGGGAGGAGATGCGGGACCCACACTACTATATCCCGCCAAAGCTCCCAGCACACATTGCCAACCTCATCATGCAGTTGTTCACTATTGATCCTTTGCAGAGGCCCAAGATAGGTGACGTTGCGAAACATCAGTGGCTGCAGGGCAGCGAGGAGCTTTCAAAAATCACCCTACCCCAAGAGACACTCAGCAGCAAGCCCAGCCCCAGTATTATGGCAATTATGGGGGCCATGGGCTACAACCCCAAGGACATTACAGActctttatataaaaaaaaatttaatagcATCATGGCAACttacttaattttaaaacacCAGTCACCCTACAGGGACAGCGCTAACCGCAAGTTTAAACTCATTCAGCCTCGTAGTGCCACGATACCCACAGATCCTCCCACTGTCCATGTCTTCCTAAAGAACATCGGGACTGAGCCTGACAATTCCACCTCTGCTCCAACAGCAAAAGACAAGCCCTACAACAACGCCAAGCTTGTAAGAAAGGACAGCAAGAATCCCAGGATAACTGATGCTATGGGCCGCCAGAAGACTCGTGTCCCTCCTGAAACAGCTGCCCAGTGTGGGCCTGTGCAGCGTCACCAGGAGCCTCTCTTGAAAAGCAGCTTGCTGAAGAGAAACGTGGCTTCCAGTGCTGTATCCTCTTTTCCTGTGCAGTATGACCGTGATCAGTTCTTGAACAGTAGCttgcagaagagaggggtggTTTCTAAGGCCGTGTCCTGTGGTCCTGTGCAGTATGTGCAGAGGAGAAACATGATGTCCAAGGCTgtgtcctgtggtcctgtggagTATGAAGATGAGCATCCCCCGAGCCACAGCTCACAGAAAAGAGGGGTGGTTTCTAAGGCCGTGTCCTGTGGTCCTGTCGAGTATGAAGATGAGCATCCCCTGAGCCACAGCttgcagaagagaggggtggTTTCTAAGGCTGTGTCCTGTGGTTCCATGCAGCATGACCTCGAGCAGCTCCCGAGCTTTCAAAAAACAAATATGGTTTCCAAGGCTGTGTCCTGTGGTCCTGTGCAGCTCTCCAACAGCACCTTGCAGAAGGGAGGCCTGGTTTCCAAGGCCGTGTCCTGTGGTTCCATGCAGCATGACCTCGAGCAGCTCCCGAGCTTTCAAAAAACAAATATGGTTTCCAAGGCTGTGTCCTGTGGTCCTGTGCAGCTCTCCAACAGCACCTTGCAGATGGGAGGCCTGGTTTCCAAGGCCGTGTCCTGTGGTTCCATGCAGCATGACCTCGAGCAGCTCCCAAGCTTTCAAAAAACAAATATGGTTTCCAAGGCCGTGTCCTGTGGTCCTGTGCAGCTCTCCAACAGCACCTTGCAGAATGGAGGCCTGGTTTCTAAGGCCGTGTCCTGTGAGTCCATGCAGCATGACCATGAGCACCTCCTAAGCGGCTCCATGGAAAAGAGAAACACAGTGGCTTCCAGGGGTACGTCTCCAGACACAGCTCCCTCCATGGACGTTCTTTCTGAGTACCACATTTTCCAGATGGATCCCCAGGGTGAATCCCTGACTAAGTGCAGCTCATACATCCACAGTATAGCCTCTGTATGGAGCTCTGAGGAGAAGCCTCAGGATATGGCCACCACAGACTGTCATCACAAGGACAGAAGCTTGTCCTTGCAGGAAACATCTGAACCAAGCTTTGCTGCTGCCCAGACCCAGTGTGTAACCACAGCCTCTCCTCAGAACTCATCAGGCAGATGGAAGCGGGCAAAGAGAAGGATGGTGAAGTGTTTAAGGAGATTATGCTGCTGTCTGCCAGACCAAAGGAGAAGCTGCACTTCCCAGAGGAGAGTGCTTCCACAGGAGGTGGGAGAAAGTGGAGTCACACAAAACCAG